From the genome of Scytonema hofmannii PCC 7110, one region includes:
- a CDS encoding four helix bundle protein: protein MAEINDFKDLKIWQKGMDIAEKCYFLTKPFPKDELYGMVQQIRKSAVSIPANIAEGYGRRSTLEYIRFLNIAQGSVNELETHVILSHRVGLSKQEDIEPIISLLREESRMIIALIKKLE from the coding sequence ATGGCAGAGATTAATGATTTTAAAGACTTAAAAATCTGGCAAAAAGGTATGGATATAGCCGAAAAGTGCTATTTTTTGACTAAACCTTTTCCCAAAGACGAGTTATATGGCATGGTACAACAAATTAGGAAATCCGCTGTCTCTATTCCAGCCAATATAGCCGAGGGATATGGAAGAAGATCGACACTTGAATACATTAGATTTCTGAATATTGCTCAAGGCTCGGTTAATGAATTAGAAACACACGTTATTCTATCGCATCGGGTAGGTCTATCTAAACAAGAAGATATAGAACCAATTATTTCTTTGCTACGAGAAGAGAGTCGAATGATTATTGCCCTCATTAAGAAGCTAGAATAA
- a CDS encoding IS4 family transposase, whose translation MMLVNFEFNNQILNRAQLLLALNQIIPTESIMAAITTTSSTARRQRILPTHVVISLVIAMSFWSSDSIVDVLKNLIQGFNSLQIPFKRRFKIPTSSSISEARQRIGAAVMTRLFEIVAKPLATIKTPGAFLGGLRIMALDGTVFDVPDTETNAKVFGYPGSRPGTNPAFPKARLTFLVEAGTHLIIDIFCCPYRIGERKGALKLLRSVEESMLLMWDRGLHSFKMIHAAIKQKCHILGRVPSHVKFEFVKAFPDGSYLSWLAPDGKSRKKGATKIPVRVIEYIIEVEGVEKVYRLVTDLMDISTFPALLLAQEYHQRWEAENTLDELKVHLNGRKIPIRSKNPREVIQEIYGWLLGHYCIRYLMFQSAAIKGISPLSLSFTSSLRVVRRAIPQFQQQVNHSLENMNIYFSWLIWEILDLQIPPTSGRTNPRVIKKTRSKFKTKKRCHRNNYTPRQQLSFTIFTTAS comes from the coding sequence ATGATGCTAGTTAACTTTGAATTCAACAATCAAATCCTAAATCGGGCACAATTACTGCTGGCTCTTAACCAGATCATCCCTACCGAGTCGATTATGGCAGCGATTACAACAACGAGTAGTACCGCACGGCGTCAAAGAATACTTCCTACACACGTAGTAATCTCTCTAGTAATCGCCATGAGTTTTTGGTCCTCCGATTCAATCGTGGATGTATTGAAAAATCTCATTCAGGGTTTTAATTCTTTGCAAATCCCCTTTAAGAGACGTTTTAAGATACCAACATCTTCATCAATAAGTGAAGCTAGACAACGAATTGGTGCTGCTGTTATGACTCGTTTATTTGAAATTGTTGCAAAACCTTTAGCAACAATTAAAACACCAGGTGCTTTTTTGGGTGGACTGAGAATAATGGCTTTGGATGGCACAGTTTTTGATGTTCCTGATACAGAAACTAATGCTAAAGTATTTGGTTACCCTGGTTCTCGTCCTGGTACAAATCCGGCTTTTCCCAAAGCTAGGTTAACTTTTTTAGTCGAAGCAGGAACTCATTTAATTATCGACATATTTTGTTGTCCATATCGAATTGGAGAGAGAAAAGGAGCTTTAAAGCTATTAAGAAGTGTTGAGGAGAGTATGTTGTTAATGTGGGACAGAGGACTGCACTCATTTAAAATGATTCATGCTGCAATCAAACAAAAATGTCATATTCTTGGTCGCGTGCCATCTCATGTAAAATTTGAGTTTGTTAAAGCTTTTCCTGATGGTTCCTATCTAAGTTGGCTTGCTCCTGATGGAAAGTCAAGAAAGAAGGGAGCGACGAAAATACCTGTTCGTGTCATTGAATATATTATTGAAGTTGAGGGTGTAGAAAAGGTGTATCGTTTAGTAACTGATTTGATGGATATTTCAACTTTTCCTGCATTGCTCTTAGCCCAAGAATACCATCAACGGTGGGAAGCTGAGAACACCTTGGATGAGTTAAAAGTCCATCTGAACGGTCGTAAAATTCCTATCCGCTCGAAGAATCCTCGTGAAGTTATCCAAGAAATTTATGGTTGGTTACTAGGACACTATTGTATACGTTATTTAATGTTTCAAAGTGCAGCAATCAAGGGAATATCTCCCCTAAGTTTAAGTTTTACCAGTTCTCTAAGAGTTGTCAGACGTGCTATTCCTCAGTTTCAACAGCAAGTTAATCATTCTCTTGAGAATATGAATATATATTTTAGCTGGTTAATCTGGGAAATCTTAGACTTACAAATACCACCAACCTCAGGCAGAACTAATCCGAGGGTAATCAAGAAAACTCGTTCTAAATTTAAAACTAAAAAACGATGTCATAGAAATAATTATACTCCCCGGCAACAACTATCTTTTACAATTTTTACAACCGCTAGTTGA
- a CDS encoding PIN domain-containing protein, with product MKVYLDTSALNRIFDDQSQARIYLEATSMQLIFLLVEHEFVELISSDALVFETQRNPYSDRQTFVLKVLQKAKYFQEISSAVTTTAQDIEVRDRIKGVDALHLACAEVARADSFVTCDDRIIKKYTGTVAIKTPTELAVALINSEN from the coding sequence TTGAAAGTATATTTAGACACTAGCGCCCTCAACCGGATTTTTGACGATCAGTCTCAGGCGCGAATCTATCTAGAAGCAACTTCAATGCAGCTAATTTTTTTGTTGGTTGAGCATGAATTTGTAGAACTGATATCTTCAGATGCTTTGGTATTTGAGACACAAAGAAACCCTTACAGTGACCGCCAAACCTTTGTTCTGAAAGTTCTCCAGAAAGCAAAGTACTTTCAGGAAATTTCTAGCGCCGTAACAACCACAGCTCAAGACATTGAGGTTCGCGATAGAATTAAGGGGGTAGACGCGCTACACCTTGCCTGTGCAGAAGTGGCAAGAGCAGACAGCTTCGTTACCTGTGATGACAGAATCATTAAGAAGTACACCGGCACTGTAGCGATTAAAACTCCTACTGAGTTGGCTGTGGCTTTAATTAACTCAGAAAATTAG
- a CDS encoding papain fold toxin domain-containing protein → MFYYDDSLPAGSDAISTNGHHEGIAIRINEEERVFDNHHADGVPTEQWKNNLVFDRKVRFGANFKEERYQF, encoded by the coding sequence TTGTTCTATTATGATGATAGCCTACCTGCCGGGTCAGATGCTATTTCAACTAATGGTCACCATGAAGGAATTGCGATTAGAATAAATGAAGAAGAAAGGGTTTTTGATAATCATCACGCTGATGGAGTGCCAACGGAACAATGGAAGAATAATTTAGTATTTGACAGGAAGGTGCGTTTCGGAGCAAATTTTAAGGAAGAAAGATATCAATTTTAA
- a CDS encoding type II toxin-antitoxin system VapC family toxin, with protein sequence MSRYVVDASVAIKWFLPQVYADSARSLLAGDHSLLVPDLLYTEVGSILWKEVRFGLGTAEEARRVVTVLNALPLEVYPSKAFMSLTLDIALQTQRTVYDSLYLALATTQKCQMVTADRKFYNALTSSTFATHILWVEDI encoded by the coding sequence GTGAGCCGCTATGTCGTAGATGCAAGCGTGGCTATCAAATGGTTCTTACCTCAAGTTTACGCTGATAGTGCGCGGAGTTTGCTTGCAGGTGACCACAGTTTGTTGGTTCCAGATTTGCTATATACAGAGGTAGGAAGTATCCTTTGGAAAGAAGTTCGTTTTGGTTTAGGTACTGCTGAAGAAGCAAGGCGGGTAGTTACAGTATTAAATGCACTACCTTTAGAGGTGTATCCCTCTAAGGCGTTCATGTCTCTTACTTTAGATATCGCACTACAAACGCAGCGAACTGTTTATGACAGCCTTTATTTAGCTTTAGCGACAACGCAAAAATGCCAAATGGTTACAGCCGATAGAAAATTTTACAATGCTCTCACAAGCAGCACTTTTGCAACTCATATTTTGTGGGTAGAAGATATTTAA
- a CDS encoding FitA-like ribbon-helix-helix domain-containing protein gives MTQLVINNIDPILIYKLETLARQHARSLQEELKHILEQATQPITNQTQSVDIATAREMVAQIQEMFAGRTFRDSAELIREDRER, from the coding sequence ATGACTCAATTAGTCATCAACAATATAGATCCCATTCTTATTTACAAACTAGAAACTCTTGCTCGACAGCACGCTCGCTCCTTGCAAGAAGAATTGAAACATATTTTAGAGCAAGCCACGCAACCTATCACCAATCAAACCCAATCTGTCGATATCGCAACTGCTAGAGAAATGGTGGCACAAATTCAGGAGATGTTTGCAGGGCGCACATTTAGAGATAGTGCTGAACTTATCCGTGAGGATAGAGAACGGTGA
- a CDS encoding MFS transporter, translated as MIPFRINCDTYKFFPLFLAAFILFYPASGCFVSLSQATLMDIEPKRHEQNMARWALAGSVGNVIGPVVLAVAVGLHQSWRSAFFILAVLTVLLLGMVWKYRKAIPTAPDKIDEPIQGFREAIGNAIAALKRRKVLLWLTLLQFSDLMLDILRGFLALYFVDVIGASNTQASFAMTIWLGFGLLGDFLLIPLLERVRGIAYLKLSAIIVLFLYPAFLLVPNINIKLLILGLLGLFNAGWYSILQGQLYTAMPGQSGTVMTLSNLFGFVGGLMPLALGLFAQHYGLQNTMWLLLAAPVALLIGLLKFSG; from the coding sequence ATGATACCATTTCGCATTAATTGCGATACATATAAATTCTTTCCATTATTCTTGGCAGCCTTTATCCTGTTTTATCCTGCTTCCGGTTGCTTTGTCAGTCTTTCCCAAGCTACTCTCATGGACATTGAACCGAAACGCCATGAGCAAAATATGGCACGTTGGGCTTTAGCTGGGTCTGTGGGAAATGTCATTGGTCCAGTGGTGTTAGCGGTTGCTGTGGGATTACATCAAAGTTGGCGGAGTGCATTTTTTATCTTGGCTGTTCTAACAGTATTGCTGTTGGGAATGGTGTGGAAGTATCGAAAAGCAATTCCAACTGCACCTGACAAAATTGATGAACCAATACAGGGTTTTAGAGAGGCTATAGGTAATGCGATCGCAGCTTTAAAACGGCGTAAAGTGCTGCTTTGGTTAACTTTGTTGCAATTTTCCGATTTAATGCTGGATATTTTGCGTGGCTTTTTGGCACTGTATTTTGTTGATGTTATTGGTGCAAGCAATACGCAGGCTAGTTTTGCTATGACTATCTGGTTAGGGTTTGGCTTGCTAGGGGATTTTTTGCTCATTCCTTTGCTAGAAAGAGTGAGGGGAATTGCTTACTTAAAATTAAGCGCCATAATTGTTTTGTTTCTGTACCCGGCTTTTTTGCTCGTACCAAACATCAATATCAAGTTATTAATTCTCGGTTTGCTGGGTTTGTTTAATGCAGGTTGGTACTCAATTCTCCAAGGACAATTGTATACAGCAATGCCGGGACAGAGTGGTACAGTCATGACATTGAGTAACTTATTTGGTTTTGTGGGTGGTTTAATGCCGCTAGCATTGGGTTTGTTTGCTCAACATTATGGTTTACAAAATACCATGTGGTTGTTACTTGCAGCACCTGTCGCTCTGTTAATAGGACTTTTAAAGTTTTCTGGTTAA
- a CDS encoding HesA/MoeB/ThiF family protein, which produces MNKPVAISFHVPPKMWSEFQESMLKSRMFNEEVIGFFFCQRHQVSKRKIRYIPKTWVVPSSDCYEHQSATGLILKQPFHSYLLENYLQPGLDVVHIHTHAGRGMPDFSYIDDRYESEYAQFISSGFPQKPRLISGVFDEDFQSCQFRMWDRKGRKFEKVKFCNSLFEVATNEDEMNNPDLMFARQKIFGEANQRLLNELKVALIGCGGIGSIFAELLGRLGVKNWVLIDPDKLETLNLNRMPGATQEMVEQRWHKVYYVKHLIKRIYSEGSCVKTIPTSIESELAKQEIATCDLIVVATDNHLSRKIAQELALEYMRPLVCLGTHIDMKQDHTPRMYCRVTVPPVGGGWCLMCGNIISLQRAALESAPSEIHQMAAGAGYIEGVNDPAVFWLNSICASTGVGVIHGMVSGFLNVDSGIDWVYEFPSSDWRKTNTEYLRSDDCFFCC; this is translated from the coding sequence ATGAACAAACCTGTTGCCATTTCTTTTCATGTACCACCAAAAATGTGGTCTGAATTTCAGGAATCTATGCTCAAATCTAGAATGTTTAATGAAGAAGTCATTGGTTTTTTCTTTTGTCAGCGCCATCAAGTTTCAAAACGTAAAATCCGGTATATCCCTAAAACTTGGGTTGTTCCTTCGTCTGACTGCTACGAACATCAATCTGCAACTGGATTGATATTAAAACAGCCTTTTCATTCCTATCTATTGGAAAATTATCTTCAACCTGGGTTAGATGTAGTTCACATTCATACTCATGCAGGTCGAGGAATGCCTGATTTTTCCTATATTGACGATCGCTATGAGTCGGAATATGCTCAATTTATCTCATCTGGGTTTCCCCAAAAACCTCGTTTGATTTCTGGGGTATTTGATGAAGATTTTCAGTCTTGTCAATTTCGGATGTGGGATAGGAAAGGACGGAAGTTTGAGAAGGTTAAATTCTGTAATTCATTGTTTGAAGTCGCGACTAATGAAGATGAGATGAACAATCCAGATTTGATGTTTGCTCGACAAAAAATATTTGGAGAAGCTAATCAAAGGCTGCTCAACGAACTCAAAGTAGCATTAATTGGTTGTGGCGGTATTGGTTCAATTTTTGCAGAATTGTTGGGACGTTTGGGTGTAAAAAATTGGGTCTTAATTGACCCCGATAAATTAGAGACTCTGAATCTCAATCGAATGCCTGGTGCTACACAAGAAATGGTAGAACAAAGATGGCATAAAGTGTATTATGTCAAGCATCTTATCAAAAGAATTTACAGTGAAGGTTCTTGTGTTAAAACAATACCAACTTCAATTGAAAGTGAGTTAGCCAAGCAAGAAATAGCAACTTGCGATTTAATTGTGGTAGCAACAGACAACCACCTTTCTCGCAAAATTGCTCAAGAATTAGCGTTGGAATATATGCGTCCTCTGGTCTGTTTGGGAACTCACATAGATATGAAACAAGACCATACACCGCGAATGTATTGTAGAGTGACCGTTCCTCCTGTGGGTGGTGGTTGGTGTTTGATGTGCGGTAATATTATTAGCCTGCAAAGGGCTGCTTTAGAGTCTGCACCTTCTGAAATTCATCAAATGGCTGCGGGTGCAGGTTACATAGAAGGTGTAAATGACCCAGCAGTATTTTGGTTGAATAGTATCTGTGCAAGTACGGGTGTGGGTGTGATTCACGGGATGGTGAGCGGTTTTTTGAATGTAGATTCCGGGATTGACTGGGTTTATGAGTTTCCCAGTAGTGATTGGCGCAAGACGAATACTGAGTATTTGCGGTCTGATGATTGTTTCTTTTGCTGTTGA
- a CDS encoding NYN domain-containing protein, with amino-acid sequence MVNLHRVMIIADGDNAFMAAQNFNRKINWHKVRDYLADPKEGRELIEMVIYLGLPPARERFEEQRKSKEKFIYWARSNGFLVVAKEGKAKGDDYENNVDVVMAIDAIELALEVKPDIVVLVTGDSDFAYLAEKLRRRGIRVEVASVEQSLGSELKNSANSVVDLTEVFDKFDQHDTNQNYHRIGSSNVFDS; translated from the coding sequence ATGGTAAATCTTCATCGAGTGATGATTATTGCAGACGGCGATAATGCTTTTATGGCAGCGCAAAACTTTAATCGTAAAATAAACTGGCATAAAGTGCGTGATTACTTAGCAGATCCAAAAGAGGGTAGAGAACTCATTGAAATGGTAATTTATCTTGGTCTACCTCCTGCAAGAGAAAGATTTGAAGAACAGCGAAAAAGCAAAGAAAAATTTATATACTGGGCAAGGAGTAATGGTTTTTTAGTTGTAGCGAAAGAAGGAAAAGCTAAAGGAGATGATTACGAGAATAATGTTGACGTTGTCATGGCAATCGATGCTATTGAGTTAGCGTTAGAAGTTAAACCAGATATTGTTGTTTTAGTGACGGGTGATTCTGATTTTGCCTATTTAGCAGAAAAACTGAGAAGACGAGGAATACGGGTTGAGGTAGCTTCAGTCGAACAATCGCTAGGAAGTGAATTAAAAAATTCAGCTAATAGCGTAGTGGATTTAACAGAGGTGTTTGATAAATTTGACCAACATGATACTAACCAAAATTATCACCGGATTGGTAGTTCTAATGTCTTTGATTCATAA
- a CDS encoding site-2 protease family protein, with protein MNGTIRVGNLFGIPFYIHPSWFFVLGLVTLSYSSGLAAQFPQLGAALAVILGLVTAVLLFSSVVAHELGHSFVALRQGIDVKSITLFIFGGLASLEKESKTPAEAFWVAIAGPLVSLLLFGILTGVGIAISWVQLAPRAIAPNGPIAAILGVLASVNLALALFNLIPGLPLDGGNILKALVWKLTGNPYRGIVFASRVGQIFGWIAIASGVLPLLLSGSFANFWNLLVGFFLLQNAGNAAQFARVQEKLTGLTAADAVTTDSPIVSAHLTLREFADQRILDWQNWSRFLVTDDNGQLVGAVSVDNLRIIPTAAWSETHIKEVMRPIEQLTTVKSDESLMDVVQLLEQRKLSTLAVIRDNGVLVGLLEKASIINLLDKKAQVKAA; from the coding sequence ATGAATGGCACAATTCGCGTTGGCAACCTCTTCGGGATTCCCTTCTACATCCATCCATCTTGGTTTTTTGTCCTAGGCTTAGTGACTCTCAGCTACAGCAGTGGATTAGCAGCGCAATTCCCGCAGTTGGGTGCAGCTTTAGCAGTCATACTGGGATTGGTGACAGCAGTGTTACTCTTTAGCTCTGTTGTCGCGCATGAATTGGGACATAGCTTTGTCGCTCTTCGCCAAGGAATAGATGTCAAATCAATTACACTGTTTATATTTGGTGGATTGGCAAGTTTAGAAAAAGAGTCGAAAACTCCTGCTGAGGCTTTTTGGGTTGCAATTGCAGGTCCTCTGGTGAGCTTATTGTTATTCGGTATACTGACAGGTGTTGGGATTGCGATAAGCTGGGTACAGCTTGCGCCAAGGGCGATCGCACCGAATGGACCGATAGCCGCAATACTTGGTGTTCTGGCTTCTGTAAATTTAGCATTAGCACTGTTTAATCTCATACCAGGTTTACCTCTCGATGGTGGAAATATCTTAAAAGCTCTTGTGTGGAAGCTGACAGGAAATCCTTATCGGGGTATTGTTTTTGCCAGTCGAGTTGGTCAAATCTTTGGTTGGATTGCGATCGCTTCCGGTGTACTCCCACTGTTGTTATCTGGTAGCTTTGCAAACTTCTGGAACTTGTTAGTCGGTTTCTTCTTATTACAAAATGCCGGAAATGCCGCGCAATTTGCTAGAGTACAAGAGAAACTCACAGGTCTAACTGCGGCGGATGCAGTCACTACTGATAGTCCAATTGTCTCTGCTCATCTGACATTACGAGAGTTTGCTGACCAACGGATCTTAGACTGGCAAAACTGGAGTCGTTTCCTCGTGACAGATGACAACGGACAGCTTGTCGGAGCCGTATCGGTGGATAATTTGAGAATCATCCCAACAGCAGCGTGGTCAGAAACTCACATTAAAGAAGTTATGCGACCAATTGAACAGTTGACAACTGTAAAATCCGACGAATCATTAATGGATGTCGTGCAACTGCTAGAACAAAGAAAGCTATCTACACTTGCTGTTATTCGTGACAATGGCGTGCTTGTCGGACTTTTAGAAAAAGCTTCAATTATTAACTTACTTGACAAAAAAGCCCAAGTAAAAGCTGCATGA
- a CDS encoding E2/UBC family protein has product MAVTISQEKSGFKPSSRTLEELKLLEKVAKNVIVGSKTVGDIRYTAVLIKGMPLSSKKFTVSNTDVLFLLPPDYPRLPPIGCYLNYPWNTLGEGDHHFTRQSYYGAPFLSEEGWYWYCVGLGGGFNHDVWLNSWRPSQNPEKGHNLATLFVTARHAINSDD; this is encoded by the coding sequence ATGGCAGTTACAATAAGTCAAGAAAAATCTGGATTTAAACCGAGTTCGCGAACTCTAGAAGAACTCAAATTGTTAGAAAAAGTTGCAAAAAATGTCATTGTTGGTAGCAAGACAGTCGGCGATATTAGATATACGGCGGTTCTCATTAAGGGTATGCCTTTATCTTCCAAAAAATTTACTGTTTCTAACACAGATGTTTTGTTTTTATTACCACCAGATTACCCGCGCCTTCCTCCCATTGGCTGCTATCTAAATTATCCCTGGAATACGCTAGGAGAGGGAGACCATCACTTTACCCGTCAAAGTTACTATGGTGCGCCATTTTTGAGTGAAGAAGGATGGTATTGGTATTGCGTGGGTTTGGGGGGAGGATTTAACCATGATGTCTGGTTGAATTCTTGGAGACCCAGTCAGAATCCTGAGAAGGGTCACAATCTTGCGACTTTGTTTGTTACAGCACGTCACGCAATTAATAGCGATGATTGA